In one Methylobacterium sp. SyP6R genomic region, the following are encoded:
- a CDS encoding 3-hydroxyacyl-CoA dehydrogenase NAD-binding domain-containing protein yields MAQDSNAQGTPTNDNVVSTSREGAVAVLTLQSGPVNALGTALRQGILAAVDAAEADPAVKAIVLIGGGRMFSAGADITEFGKPQSGISLPDLLNRIEAASKPVVAAIHGNALGGGLETALACHYRVALPSAKVGLPEVKLGILPGAGGTQRLPRVVGPRKALEVIVGGSPIGAKAAAAMGLIDELAPEDGLRAHAVAFAERVVAEGRPLLKIRDRDDKIADGRDNPGLFAEFREENARKTRGFEAPAACIACIEAACRLPFDEGLAFERAEFQKLVSGTQSAAQRYVFFAERQTAKIPDVPDDTPARPIARVGVIGAGTMGGGISMNFLNAGIPVTIVETKREALDRGLKTIRTNYENTAKKGRLKPEDVETRMGLLTDTLELEKLAECDLIIEAVFEDMGIKKEIFSKLDTIAKPGAILASNTSYLDIDAIAAMTSRPADVIGMHFFSPANVMRLLEVVRGEKTAKDVVATAMQIGRKIGKISVLVGVCHGFVGNRMLAERQREANRLILEGVTPWDVDRVIYEFGLPMGPFTMSDLAGLDIGWSRETNKSQSVRDLLCEQDRRGQKTSAGFYDYDAKRKATPSKVTEEIIAKVAERQGVERRDATDQEILERTLYPMVNEGAKILEEGKAIRASDIDIVWINGYGWPVYRGGPMFWADTIGLPKVLERLRAYQAEYGDAFKPSALLERLAAEGKGFKDL; encoded by the coding sequence ATGGCGCAAGATTCCAACGCCCAAGGTACGCCGACCAACGACAACGTCGTGTCGACCTCCCGCGAGGGCGCGGTCGCGGTACTGACGCTGCAATCCGGCCCGGTCAACGCGCTCGGCACCGCGCTCCGCCAGGGCATCCTGGCGGCGGTGGACGCCGCGGAGGCCGATCCCGCCGTCAAGGCGATCGTGCTGATCGGCGGTGGCCGGATGTTCTCGGCCGGGGCCGACATCACCGAGTTCGGCAAGCCGCAAAGCGGCATCAGCCTGCCCGACCTCCTCAACCGCATCGAGGCGGCGAGCAAACCCGTCGTCGCGGCGATCCACGGCAACGCGCTGGGCGGTGGCTTGGAGACGGCGCTCGCCTGCCATTACCGGGTGGCTTTGCCGAGCGCCAAGGTCGGCCTGCCCGAGGTCAAGCTCGGCATCCTGCCGGGTGCGGGCGGCACCCAGCGCCTGCCGCGGGTGGTGGGCCCGCGCAAGGCGCTCGAGGTGATCGTCGGCGGCTCGCCGATCGGCGCCAAGGCGGCGGCCGCGATGGGGCTGATCGACGAACTGGCCCCGGAGGACGGGCTTCGCGCCCACGCGGTCGCCTTTGCCGAGCGGGTGGTGGCGGAAGGCCGGCCGCTCCTGAAGATCCGCGACCGCGACGACAAGATCGCGGACGGGCGCGACAATCCCGGCCTGTTCGCGGAATTCCGCGAGGAGAATGCCCGCAAGACCCGTGGCTTCGAGGCGCCCGCGGCCTGCATCGCCTGCATCGAGGCCGCCTGCCGGCTGCCCTTCGACGAGGGTCTGGCTTTCGAGCGCGCAGAGTTCCAGAAACTCGTCTCCGGCACCCAGTCGGCGGCGCAGCGCTACGTGTTCTTCGCCGAGCGCCAGACCGCCAAGATCCCGGACGTGCCGGACGACACGCCCGCCCGCCCCATCGCCCGCGTCGGCGTGATCGGCGCCGGCACGATGGGCGGCGGCATATCGATGAATTTCCTGAACGCCGGCATCCCGGTGACGATCGTCGAGACGAAGCGCGAGGCGCTGGATCGCGGCCTCAAGACCATCCGCACCAACTACGAGAACACGGCCAAGAAGGGCCGGTTGAAGCCGGAGGACGTCGAGACCCGGATGGGCCTCCTCACCGACACCCTGGAGCTGGAAAAGCTCGCCGAGTGCGACCTCATCATCGAGGCCGTGTTCGAGGATATGGGCATCAAGAAGGAAATTTTTTCCAAGCTCGACACCATCGCCAAGCCCGGTGCGATCCTGGCCTCCAACACCTCCTATCTCGATATCGACGCCATCGCGGCGATGACCAGCCGGCCGGCCGACGTGATCGGCATGCACTTCTTCTCGCCGGCCAACGTCATGCGCCTGCTGGAAGTCGTGCGCGGTGAGAAGACCGCCAAGGACGTCGTCGCCACGGCGATGCAGATCGGCCGCAAGATCGGCAAGATCTCGGTCCTCGTCGGCGTCTGCCACGGCTTCGTCGGCAACCGGATGCTGGCCGAGCGCCAGCGCGAGGCCAACCGGCTGATCCTCGAGGGCGTCACCCCCTGGGACGTCGACCGGGTGATCTACGAGTTCGGCCTGCCGATGGGCCCGTTCACGATGAGCGACCTCGCCGGCCTCGACATCGGCTGGAGCCGGGAGACCAACAAGTCGCAGAGCGTCCGCGACCTCCTCTGCGAGCAGGATCGCCGCGGCCAGAAGACGAGCGCCGGCTTCTACGACTACGACGCCAAGCGCAAGGCGACGCCCTCGAAGGTCACCGAGGAGATCATCGCGAAGGTGGCCGAGCGCCAGGGCGTCGAGCGCCGGGATGCCACCGACCAGGAGATCCTGGAGCGCACCCTCTACCCGATGGTCAACGAGGGCGCGAAGATCCTCGAAGAGGGCAAGGCGATCCGGGCCTCCGACATCGATATCGTGTGGATCAACGGCTACGGCTGGCCGGTCTATCGCGGCGGCCCGATGTTCTGGGCCGACACGATCGGGTTGCCGAAGGTCCTGGAGCGCCTGCGCGCCTACCAGGCCGAGTACGGCGACGCGTTCAAGCCGTCGGCGTTGCTGGAGCGGCTGGCGGCCGAGGGCAAGGGCTTCAAGGATCTGTAA
- the pimC gene encoding pimeloyl-CoA dehydrogenase large subunit, translating into MDLRFTPEERAFRQEVRTFFQENLPQEIRQKLIDGRHPSKDDIVTWQKILNKKGWAVPNWPVEWGGTGWDPVRQYIFLDELQSFPAPSPLQFGVYMVGPVIAQFGNEAQKKHFLPRIANIDDWWCQGFSEPGSGSDLASLKTKAVREGDHYIVNGQKTWTTLGQYADWIFCLVRTDATVKKQEGISFLLIDMKTPGITVRPIQTIDGGHEVNEVFFDDVKVPVENLVGQENKGWDYAKFLLGNERTNIARVGVSKQRIRRLKELAAIERVGDTPILENPRFREKLAALEIELKALEMTQLRVVAAERTREKGKPDPASSILKIKGSEIQQATTELLLEVVGPYALPYAAEDEGDDHLSNEPPVGPDWAGPAAPTYFNWRKISIYGGSNEIQKNIIAKAILGL; encoded by the coding sequence ATGGATCTTCGCTTCACCCCCGAGGAGCGCGCCTTCCGCCAGGAAGTCCGCACCTTCTTCCAAGAGAACCTGCCGCAGGAGATCCGCCAGAAGCTGATCGACGGCCGTCATCCGTCGAAGGACGACATCGTCACCTGGCAGAAGATCCTCAACAAGAAGGGCTGGGCGGTGCCGAACTGGCCCGTCGAGTGGGGCGGCACCGGCTGGGATCCGGTGCGCCAGTACATCTTCCTCGACGAGCTGCAGAGCTTCCCGGCCCCGTCGCCGCTGCAATTCGGCGTCTACATGGTCGGGCCGGTGATCGCGCAGTTCGGCAACGAGGCGCAGAAGAAGCACTTCCTGCCGCGCATCGCCAACATCGACGACTGGTGGTGCCAGGGCTTCTCGGAGCCGGGCTCGGGCTCCGACCTCGCCTCGCTCAAGACCAAGGCGGTGCGTGAGGGCGACCACTACATCGTCAACGGCCAGAAGACCTGGACCACGCTCGGCCAGTATGCCGACTGGATCTTCTGCCTGGTGCGCACCGACGCCACCGTAAAGAAGCAGGAGGGCATCAGCTTCCTCCTCATCGACATGAAGACGCCGGGCATCACCGTGCGGCCGATCCAGACCATCGACGGCGGGCACGAGGTCAACGAGGTCTTCTTCGACGACGTGAAGGTGCCGGTCGAAAATCTGGTCGGCCAGGAGAACAAGGGCTGGGACTACGCCAAGTTCCTGCTCGGCAACGAGCGTACCAACATCGCCCGGGTCGGCGTCTCGAAGCAGCGCATCCGGCGCCTGAAGGAGCTGGCGGCGATCGAGCGCGTCGGCGACACGCCGATCCTGGAGAATCCGCGCTTCCGCGAGAAGCTGGCGGCGCTCGAGATCGAGCTGAAGGCGCTGGAGATGACCCAGCTGCGGGTGGTGGCGGCCGAGCGCACCCGCGAGAAGGGGAAGCCCGACCCGGCCTCCTCGATCCTCAAGATCAAGGGCTCGGAGATCCAGCAGGCGACGACCGAGCTGCTGCTCGAGGTCGTGGGCCCCTACGCCCTGCCTTACGCCGCCGAGGACGAGGGCGACGACCACTTGAGCAACGAGCCGCCGGTCGGCCCCGACTGGGCGGGGCCGGCCGCGCCGACCTACTTCAATTGGCGCAAGATCTCGATCTACGGCGGCTCGAACGAGATCCAGAAGAACATCATCGCGAAGGCGATTTTGGGCCTATGA
- a CDS encoding acyl-CoA dehydrogenase family protein: protein MDFDLSEEQRLLKDSVERLLTDRYDFESRKRYGKEPEGFAKAMWVAYAEQGLLAVPFSEEDGGIGGGPVETMIVMEAFGGALALEPYLATVVLSGGVLRHAASPEQRAEWLPGLIAGETRYAFAHSERQARYDLHDVGVTARRDGDGWVLEGEKSLVLHGDSADRLIVSARTAGSRRDRDGIGLFLVEANAEGVSRRGYPTQDGMRAAEVSLSSVRVGADAVIGDPAGALPVIEQVTDEAIAALCAEAVGAMDRMHNLTVEYLKTRKQFGVTIGSFQVLQHRAAEMFIALEQARSMAFLATMMAGEDEADERARAIAGAKVQIGRSGRIVGQGAVQLHGGVGVTMEYSVGHYFKRVTMIDQLFGDADHHLGRVARMGGLIAA, encoded by the coding sequence ATGGATTTCGATCTGAGCGAGGAGCAGCGCCTCCTCAAGGACAGCGTCGAGCGGCTGCTGACCGACCGCTACGATTTCGAATCCCGCAAGCGCTACGGGAAGGAGCCGGAGGGCTTCGCCAAGGCGATGTGGGTGGCTTACGCCGAGCAGGGCCTGCTCGCGGTGCCGTTCTCGGAGGAGGATGGCGGCATCGGCGGCGGGCCGGTCGAGACGATGATCGTCATGGAGGCGTTCGGCGGCGCGCTGGCGCTGGAGCCCTACCTCGCGACGGTCGTGCTCTCCGGCGGCGTGCTGCGTCATGCCGCGAGCCCGGAGCAGCGCGCCGAATGGCTGCCCGGCCTCATCGCCGGCGAGACCCGCTACGCCTTCGCGCATAGCGAGCGCCAGGCCCGCTACGACCTGCACGATGTCGGCGTCACCGCGCGGCGCGACGGCGACGGGTGGGTGCTGGAGGGGGAGAAGTCCCTGGTCCTGCACGGGGACAGTGCTGACCGGCTGATCGTCTCCGCCCGGACCGCGGGCTCGCGCCGCGACCGCGACGGGATCGGACTGTTCCTGGTCGAGGCGAACGCCGAGGGCGTGTCGCGCCGCGGCTACCCGACCCAGGACGGGATGCGGGCAGCCGAGGTGTCGCTGTCCTCGGTCCGCGTCGGAGCGGACGCGGTGATCGGCGATCCGGCAGGCGCCCTCCCGGTGATCGAGCAGGTCACCGACGAGGCGATCGCGGCGCTCTGCGCCGAGGCGGTCGGGGCGATGGACCGGATGCACAACCTGACGGTCGAGTACCTGAAGACCCGCAAGCAGTTCGGGGTGACGATCGGCTCGTTCCAGGTGCTCCAGCACCGCGCCGCCGAGATGTTCATCGCGCTCGAACAGGCCCGCTCGATGGCCTTCCTCGCCACCATGATGGCGGGCGAGGACGAGGCGGACGAACGCGCCCGGGCGATTGCCGGCGCCAAGGTGCAGATCGGCCGCTCCGGCCGCATCGTCGGCCAGGGCGCGGTGCAGCTCCATGGCGGCGTCGGCGTCACCATGGAATACAGCGTCGGCCACTACTTCAAGCGGGTCACGATGATCGACCAGCTGTTCGGCGATGCCGACCACCATCTCGGCCGCGTCGCCCGGATGGGCGGGCTGATCGCCGCCTGA
- a CDS encoding transketolase family protein, whose amino-acid sequence MTGTEPRALADAIRFLSIDAIERVGEGHPGTPLGAADTVTALFTRHLKFLAREPLWFDRDRFVLSNGHGSMLLYSLLHLSGYAGIGLDDIKRFRELGSPCEGHPEYAPAHGIETTTGPLGQGIANAAGMALAEAYLNRWLGPDLIDHRTYALVGDGCLQEGVGQEVISLAGHLGLGKLTFLWDDNRMTDDGAIDLALSDDMAARFRLSHWHVQEVDGHDIEAVSAALLLSKADPRPSMIRCSTVIGRGLPGVEGTRAAHSARIPASLSEAARKALNWPHPAFEIPDEIRAAWRAAGERNAPEFDSWTRRVAALPPERRRLLDRLREGKLPEGWDAPLRAFRDEAARSGKAQSGIALSGELVDRLADAIPELLSGAPDLEGATQHKRKLKAFTAEDQGGRYVHYGIREHAMGAMMNGMAAHGGVVPVGVTYLVFSDYLRPTLRLAAMMGLPVPFVFSHDSIGIGRNGPTHQPVEYLASLRAIPNMLVLRPADAVEAAECWEIALQTRTGPSSLIFARQALPAVRREAGSENLSARGAYVLEEATGPRRVTLLATGSEVALAVEARRRLEEEGVPTAVVSMPSWELFERQDAAYRRATLGPGTVRVGVEAAVRLGWDRYLGEDGGFVGMSGFGASGAEADLARHFGFTPERVVEEVRARL is encoded by the coding sequence ATGACCGGCACCGAGCCGCGCGCGCTCGCGGATGCGATCCGCTTCCTGTCCATCGACGCCATCGAGCGGGTGGGCGAGGGGCATCCGGGCACGCCGCTCGGCGCCGCCGACACGGTGACGGCGCTCTTCACCCGCCACCTCAAGTTCCTGGCCCGCGAGCCGCTTTGGTTCGACCGCGACCGCTTCGTCCTGTCGAACGGCCACGGCTCGATGCTGCTCTATTCGCTGCTGCATCTCTCAGGTTATGCGGGGATCGGGCTCGACGACATCAAGCGCTTCCGCGAGCTCGGCTCCCCCTGCGAGGGCCATCCGGAATACGCCCCCGCCCATGGCATCGAGACCACCACCGGGCCGCTGGGCCAGGGCATCGCCAACGCCGCCGGCATGGCGCTGGCCGAGGCCTACCTGAACCGCTGGCTCGGGCCCGACCTCATCGACCACCGCACCTATGCGCTGGTCGGCGACGGCTGCCTCCAGGAGGGCGTCGGCCAGGAGGTGATCTCGCTCGCCGGGCACCTGGGCCTCGGCAAGCTCACCTTCCTGTGGGACGACAACCGGATGACCGACGACGGCGCGATCGACCTCGCGCTGAGCGACGACATGGCGGCGCGGTTCCGCCTGAGCCACTGGCACGTCCAGGAGGTCGACGGCCACGACATCGAGGCGGTCTCGGCCGCCCTGCTGCTGTCCAAGGCCGATCCGCGCCCCTCGATGATCCGCTGCTCCACGGTGATCGGCCGCGGCCTGCCCGGCGTCGAGGGTACCCGGGCGGCCCATTCCGCCCGCATCCCGGCTTCTTTGAGCGAGGCCGCCCGCAAGGCGCTGAACTGGCCGCACCCCGCCTTCGAGATCCCGGACGAGATCCGCGCCGCCTGGCGCGCGGCCGGCGAGCGCAACGCGCCCGAATTCGACTCCTGGACCCGCCGCGTCGCCGCCCTGCCGCCGGAGCGCCGCCGCCTGCTCGACCGCCTGCGCGAGGGCAAGCTGCCGGAGGGCTGGGACGCGCCCCTGCGCGCCTTCCGTGACGAGGCCGCCCGGTCGGGCAAGGCGCAATCCGGCATCGCGCTCTCGGGCGAGCTGGTCGACCGCCTCGCGGATGCCATTCCGGAACTCCTCTCCGGCGCGCCGGACCTCGAGGGTGCGACCCAGCACAAGCGCAAGCTCAAGGCCTTCACCGCCGAGGACCAGGGCGGGCGCTACGTCCATTACGGCATCCGCGAGCACGCCATGGGGGCGATGATGAACGGCATGGCCGCCCATGGCGGCGTCGTGCCGGTCGGCGTCACCTACCTGGTCTTCTCCGACTACCTGCGCCCGACCTTAAGGCTCGCCGCCATGATGGGGCTGCCGGTGCCGTTCGTGTTCAGCCACGATTCGATCGGCATCGGCCGCAACGGGCCGACCCACCAGCCGGTCGAGTACCTGGCCTCGCTGCGCGCCATTCCCAACATGCTGGTCCTGCGTCCGGCCGACGCCGTCGAGGCGGCGGAATGCTGGGAGATCGCACTTCAGACCCGCACCGGCCCGTCCTCGTTGATCTTCGCCCGCCAGGCCCTGCCGGCAGTCCGGCGCGAGGCGGGGTCCGAGAACCTGTCCGCCCGCGGCGCCTACGTGCTGGAGGAGGCCACCGGCCCCCGCCGGGTCACGCTGCTCGCCACCGGCTCGGAGGTGGCGCTCGCCGTCGAGGCGCGCCGCCGCCTGGAGGAGGAGGGGGTTCCGACGGCGGTGGTCTCGATGCCGTCCTGGGAGCTGTTCGAGCGCCAGGACGCCGCCTATCGCCGCGCCACCCTCGGGCCCGGCACCGTCCGGGTCGGGGTCGAGGCGGCGGTGCGCCTCGGCTGGGACCGCTATCTCGGCGAGGACGGCGGCTTCGTCGGCATGAGCGGCTTCGGTGCCTCGGGGGCGGAAGCCGACCTCGCCCGCCATTTCGGCTTCACGCCGGAGCGGGTCGTGGAGGAGGTGCGGGCGCGGCTGTAG
- a CDS encoding dihydrodipicolinate synthase family protein yields the protein MSNQEKSTAPRPYRGVFPVAPTIFHDDGTLDLDGQRRAIDFMIEAGSHGLCILANFSEQFVLTDAEREEVMQAVLEHVAGRVPVIVTTTHFATHICAERSRRAQDLGAAMVMIMPPYHGATIRVTEAGIARFFQQVSDAISIPIMIQDAPVSGTTLSAAFLARLAREVENVSYFKIETAQAAAKLRTLLELGGDAIEGPWDGEEAITLLADLDAGATGAMTGGGYPDGIRQIIDPYLAGRRDEAVQAYGRWLPLINYENRQTGLAAAKILMKEGGVIRSDAVRAPLELPHPATRAGLIEIARSLDAAVLRWGR from the coding sequence ATGTCCAACCAAGAAAAGTCCACTGCTCCCCGCCCCTATCGTGGCGTCTTCCCCGTCGCCCCGACGATTTTTCACGATGACGGCACCCTCGACCTCGACGGCCAGCGCCGGGCGATCGACTTCATGATCGAGGCCGGGTCGCACGGATTGTGCATCCTCGCCAACTTCTCCGAGCAGTTCGTCCTCACCGATGCCGAGCGCGAGGAGGTGATGCAGGCCGTGCTGGAGCACGTCGCCGGCCGGGTGCCGGTGATCGTCACCACCACTCACTTCGCCACCCATATCTGCGCCGAGCGCTCGCGCCGGGCGCAGGACCTGGGGGCCGCCATGGTGATGATCATGCCGCCCTATCACGGGGCGACGATCCGGGTGACCGAAGCCGGCATCGCGCGGTTCTTCCAACAGGTCTCCGACGCGATCTCGATCCCGATCATGATCCAGGATGCGCCGGTCTCCGGCACCACGCTGTCGGCCGCCTTCCTGGCGCGGCTCGCCCGCGAGGTCGAGAACGTGTCCTACTTCAAGATCGAGACCGCGCAGGCGGCGGCGAAGCTCCGCACGCTGCTCGAACTCGGGGGCGACGCGATCGAGGGCCCGTGGGACGGCGAGGAGGCGATCACGCTGCTGGCCGACCTCGATGCCGGCGCGACCGGCGCCATGACCGGCGGCGGCTATCCCGACGGCATCCGCCAGATCATCGACCCCTACCTCGCCGGCCGGCGCGACGAGGCGGTGCAGGCCTATGGCCGCTGGCTGCCGCTCATCAACTACGAGAACCGCCAGACCGGGCTCGCCGCCGCCAAGATCCTGATGAAGGAAGGCGGCGTCATCCGCTCGGATGCGGTGCGGGCGCCGCTGGAGCTGCCGCATCCGGCGACCCGGGCCGGGCTGATCGAGATCGCCCGGAGCCTCGATGCGGCGGTGTTGCGCTGGGGGCGGTGA
- a CDS encoding FadR/GntR family transcriptional regulator produces MRAPFATSPVTTSPPPAGTGLVVIPAGRSRSNHAEVARSLGTAIIAGRYPAGAKLPGDGELLAAFRVSRPVLRESVKTLVAKGLLTTRARVGTVVRERAAWNMFDADVLAWHLEAGIDRRFLRDLAEIRLAVEPAAAALAAERRTADDLAALEAGLARMRAEPSDSIGFAEGDLALHVAVAVASSNPFMRSIGGVIEVALRASFQLSAPVEAAERETVLAAHAAIVAAIAARDPEAAAAALREVIHNGLRRHGAAA; encoded by the coding sequence ATGCGCGCACCCTTCGCCACTTCCCCCGTCACCACGTCTCCCCCGCCTGCGGGCACCGGCCTGGTGGTGATCCCGGCGGGGCGTTCCCGCTCCAACCACGCCGAGGTGGCGCGCAGCCTCGGCACCGCGATCATCGCCGGGCGCTATCCGGCCGGCGCCAAGCTGCCGGGGGACGGCGAGCTGCTCGCCGCCTTCCGGGTGTCGCGGCCGGTCCTGCGCGAGAGCGTCAAGACCCTGGTGGCCAAGGGGCTGCTGACCACCAGGGCGCGGGTCGGCACGGTGGTGCGGGAGCGCGCGGCCTGGAACATGTTCGACGCCGACGTGCTGGCCTGGCACCTCGAGGCCGGCATCGACCGGCGCTTCCTGCGCGACCTCGCGGAGATCCGCCTGGCGGTCGAGCCGGCGGCGGCGGCCTTGGCGGCCGAACGCCGGACCGCCGACGACCTCGCCGCCCTGGAGGCCGGCCTCGCGCGGATGCGCGCCGAGCCGTCCGATTCCATCGGCTTTGCCGAAGGCGACCTCGCGCTCCACGTCGCGGTGGCGGTCGCCTCCAGCAATCCGTTCATGCGCTCGATCGGCGGGGTGATCGAGGTGGCGCTCCGGGCCTCGTTCCAGCTCAGCGCCCCGGTCGAGGCGGCGGAGCGCGAGACGGTGCTGGCCGCCCACGCCGCCATCGTCGCGGCGATCGCGGCCCGCGATCCGGAGGCCGCGGCGGCGGCCCTGCGCGAGGTCATCCATAACGGCCTGCGCCGCCACGGTGCGGCAGCCTGA
- a CDS encoding endonuclease/exonuclease/phosphatase family protein, which produces MPFLSMAAQALALVLIAATLLPFWRSRTGLVRTFDFPRFQIAAAIPPTVILLVAIGDDPVSLVLGAGLLGALGLQLRHILPFTRLTTPTARAAPADAGPDSCVAILIVNVLQSNRAYDRLLAALAASDPDLILALETDAGWRDALSPLRTRYPHGVDQAQDNTYGLMLYSRLPLDDVRLRFLIEDDVPSVRAGVTLPSGDRFVFHGVHPRPPHPGNSSATRDGELVLVAREVAREGGPAVVAGDLNDVAWSRTTRLFQAIGGLLDPRVGRGAYPTFHARWPMLRWPLDHVFFSEHFLLARLERLPNIGSDHFPILITLCRDPRAAAVQEPPAADAEDRREGAEAVAEAREAAES; this is translated from the coding sequence ATGCCGTTCCTGTCCATGGCCGCGCAGGCCCTGGCGCTGGTGCTGATCGCCGCGACCCTGCTGCCGTTCTGGCGCAGCCGGACCGGGCTGGTACGAACCTTCGATTTCCCGCGCTTCCAGATCGCCGCCGCGATCCCGCCAACCGTGATCCTGCTGGTGGCGATCGGGGACGATCCGGTCTCCCTCGTCCTCGGGGCCGGACTCCTGGGGGCACTCGGGTTGCAGCTCAGGCACATTCTGCCCTTCACCCGCCTGACGACGCCGACCGCCCGCGCGGCCCCGGCGGACGCAGGCCCGGATTCCTGCGTGGCGATCCTGATCGTCAACGTGCTGCAATCGAACCGGGCCTACGACCGCCTGCTCGCGGCGTTGGCGGCGAGCGACCCCGACCTGATCCTGGCTCTCGAGACCGATGCGGGCTGGCGCGACGCGCTCTCCCCCTTGCGCACCCGCTATCCCCACGGGGTGGACCAGGCACAGGACAATACCTACGGGCTGATGCTCTATTCCCGCCTGCCCCTCGACGACGTGCGGTTACGCTTCCTGATCGAGGACGACGTGCCCTCGGTGCGGGCCGGCGTCACGCTGCCCTCGGGCGACCGCTTCGTCTTCCACGGGGTGCATCCGCGCCCGCCGCATCCGGGCAACAGCAGCGCGACGCGGGACGGGGAACTGGTGCTCGTCGCGCGCGAGGTCGCGCGCGAGGGCGGGCCCGCCGTGGTGGCGGGCGACCTCAACGACGTCGCCTGGTCGCGCACCACGCGCCTGTTCCAGGCGATCGGCGGCCTCCTCGATCCGCGGGTCGGCCGCGGCGCCTATCCGACGTTCCACGCCCGGTGGCCGATGCTGCGCTGGCCCCTCGACCACGTCTTCTTCAGCGAGCATTTCTTGCTCGCCCGGCTGGAGCGGCTGCCGAATATCGGCTCCGACCACTTCCCGATCCTGATCACCCTGTGCCGCGACCCGAGGGCCGCGGCGGTGCAGGAACCGCCCGCCGCCGATGCCGAGGACCGGCGCGAGGGCGCCGAGGCGGTGGCGGAGGCGCGGGAGGCTGCGGAGTCATAG
- a CDS encoding site-specific tyrosine recombinase XerD: MSTMGPQGLMHAYLDMLAAERGAAANTLAAYRRDLDDYLAHLAGKRIDPGAVEPAGIRAYLAELEARGLKSTSAARRLSCVRGFHRFLYAEGLVEGDPTAPVSGPKRGRGLPKVLSVAEVDRLLGVAKEAVAKAPNPAEAARAGRMHCLIELLYATGLRVSELVALPRAAGSTKERFLVVKGKGGRERLVPLTEVARSAMAAHLATLTAPGPWLFPADSETGHLTRQAFARDLKAVAAAAGLRTDKISPHVLRHAFASHLLQNGADLRVVQELLGHADISTTQIYTHVLDERLKQMVRDLHPLAGA; this comes from the coding sequence ATGAGCACCATGGGTCCCCAGGGCCTGATGCACGCCTATCTCGACATGCTGGCCGCCGAGCGGGGGGCTGCCGCCAACACCCTCGCCGCCTACCGGCGCGACCTCGACGACTACCTCGCCCATCTGGCGGGCAAGCGCATCGATCCCGGCGCCGTCGAGCCCGCGGGCATCCGGGCCTACCTCGCCGAACTGGAGGCACGCGGCCTCAAGAGCACGTCGGCGGCGCGCCGGCTCTCCTGCGTGCGCGGCTTCCACCGCTTCCTCTACGCCGAAGGCCTCGTCGAGGGCGATCCCACCGCGCCGGTCTCCGGGCCGAAGCGCGGCCGCGGCCTGCCGAAGGTGCTCTCGGTGGCGGAGGTCGACCGGCTGCTCGGCGTCGCCAAGGAGGCCGTCGCCAAGGCGCCGAACCCGGCCGAGGCGGCGCGGGCCGGGCGGATGCACTGCCTGATCGAGCTCCTCTATGCCACGGGCCTGCGCGTCTCCGAGCTGGTCGCCCTGCCCCGCGCCGCGGGCTCCACCAAGGAGCGCTTCCTGGTGGTGAAGGGAAAGGGCGGGCGCGAGCGCCTGGTGCCGCTGACCGAGGTGGCGCGCAGCGCCATGGCGGCCCACCTCGCCACCCTGACCGCCCCCGGCCCCTGGCTGTTTCCCGCCGACAGCGAGACCGGCCACCTCACCCGCCAGGCCTTCGCCCGCGACCTGAAGGCGGTGGCGGCCGCCGCCGGCCTGCGCACCGACAAGATCAGCCCGCACGTGCTGCGCCACGCCTTCGCCAGCCACCTGCTGCAGAACGGCGCCGACCTGCGGGTGGTGCAGGAACTGCTCGGCCACGCCGACATCTCGACGACGCAGATCTACACCCACGTGCTCGACGAGCGTCTGAAGCAGATGGTGCGCGACCTCCACCCCCTGGCGGGCGCCTGA